CTCTCGGGGAACTATTACCCCATTTGAAATATCTCTAGCCtttacttcaaagtttcctaataaaattttggaaaaaactcaattacaaagatttcttggcaatttaaattatgtcatagacttttatccaaatttaaactgtctGGCAAAGCCTCTCCAAGATAGGTTGAAGAAAAATCCCCTGCATGGTCTGATGggcatacaaagattgtttAAAGCATCAAAAAGCAAGTCTTTGAAATTTGATGTTTGTATCTTGCTAATCCATCTACATTCAAAAAAGTTGAAACCGATGCATCAGATTTAGGTTATGTTGGAATTCTAAAACAAGTtcaaagcaataaagaatGCATTGTCTAGTTTACTTCTACACACTCAAATGAcactcaaaaaaattattcaaccaTCAAAAGTGAGATTCTTTCAATAGTCCTATGCATTTCAAAGTTTCAAAGtgatcttttaaattaaaaatttcctttaaggattgattgtaaataTGCAAAAGAAGTATTACAAAATGATGTTCAAAACTTAGCttcaaaacaaatttttgCTAGATGGCAAGttattctttctgtttttgattttgaaattgagtACATACGAggagattcaaattcaatacCAGAATTTCGAACcagagagttccttcaaaaataGGAGTGACAATGCCTcgaaaaataaaagcaaagtataaagaagaaaagccaAAAGATAGTTCAAAAACAATATAAAGCCTAAAGAAGGAGATATTTCCCTCCTCTTCAAAGCCAATCAGAACCTGGAGAGAAATCatccaagaagaaataatTTCTTACAAATAAGATCCTGCTCACAAGCAATTTCAAATATAGGAATGGCTTGCACAACAACCtcctaaattttttgaaatggtCTAGAAATGTTCAAAGAAAAAGCCTATGGCTGACCTTCAACCAGAAATCTCTCCAACGTCATCCTCTTCTTCAACTAAAGGTAAAGATATACTCCCTATCCCTCCTTTAAAGCCTGAGATAGTAGTTTTCTCACAAAAACTATCTCATGATTCTCAAAGCATTTCAAAACCAAATTctcaagaaattattttatcccGAACAAAACTTTTTAAAGCAAATGATtatgtagaaaaataaaatttccaaGGAATTTTAACTGTCGAAGAAGGATTATGTACAACAAGCCCCTCAAAGTTagtatcaaattttttttcctcaaGGATGGTATTTTAAACCCTTAAATAAGGCTAAACCTCAGTCTTATTACCGGTCTATCTTATAGGTGACTACTTCtgtaaaattcaaatattttaaaaaaatacaaagaccACAAAGACCTAGCCTATTCTACTTGTACTattcaaagaatccttcaccttTCAGATTGGAGAATGGAATTGTATTCTTCAAGATCTTTCCCAATGATCCTTCAAAACACATATCCCTTAAGTCTCAATACCACCTTCAATTACTAGGATTACCAACAAGTCCAGTTTAATGCTTTTCTCTTacaaaatgaaggacaaagccattctAGGCTTTTTTACTTCGATACTAGCATTATCCAGCCCTCCAAGATCCTTTAGTGGTTTAAACAGTGGTGGAACTATTATGGTAATGTTCCAGAAACCATAATACCCGAAGTACTCCCCATTTTTAACCTCTTCAAAGCTCAttataaaccaaacaaaatagaaagacaattTCCACCCTTGCTTCTATTCTGTTTAAACTTCTTCCTCCCTTTGGTATGCATGTGgtatttttccattttaatcAAGTAGCAGATGGAGAAGTCTTTCTTACCCGCAGATTTAAAGTAAAGTGGTGGgacaaattcaaccaccaagaaaagTTATCTACAAAGATGGTTCAAAATTTCCTTATAAAAACAGCTTCTTGCCAGCACCTAAAGAGCAAACTACCTTCCTAGCACATAAGTCTTTCATACTTCCAAAATTGGCGGCGACCCAAACGGAAGATGACTTTCTATAGCTGATCAGATAATTGTTAGAAACCTTCTCCTCTAAAGGAAAGTCTAAagcttcatcatcttcttcaagCACTAGCTCTGCAGTCATTCACTTAGATGGTGACTTCAATGAAGATgattgttttaaaatattcaagcccataaaataaaatattataaagtcCTTGGGTTGAAAACTAGAGATGGCGGCCTATGGTGATATTCTATAATGGGCCAAAAgctcaaataaaattaaaaaaaggtatttttaaaggaagaaaaaagattcTCTTATCCTACAACATTatttcaaagaagaaaaagaaaaggactctattatttcaaattatgGCAAACAACTTTTGCTCCAtctcaagaaaagaaagaagcctCCTGCCCCACTATCAAAAGCATCCAAAGAACAAATTATTGAAGCTGAAGGCTCAAgtcctctataaatagaggaggTTTTAAAGAAGGCAGAATGGAAAACTAGAAGAAAAtattgtattcttcaagttctCTATAATCAGTTgaaatatagaaagagaagagTGTTGAGAGTAAGAAAGATCCCTTTCCTCTTGTATTCTAAAACTTTACTCTTgcaagttatatttctttctaaagcttttattgttatttatctataattaGATAACAAGTGTATGCTCTATGCTTGCCTCATCTGAGGATCCTACACATcataaacttattttttctctatattgacaagtgtatgctctgtgcttgcctcatctgaggatcctgcatattaaaaaatatgtaagaGAGATATACTACAGCAACAACTATGTTACTATCAGAATCAACCGATAAATTTACATTACTACCCCTAGCATGTCTCACTTCCCTAAAGCCTTCCTCTTAGTCGGCGATCTAACACTCTTCGACTTTTTCACGCTCTTAATTGGAGCAACCTTCGTTGTCTTTGATTTTACTGTTCCCTTTGCTGTAGCTTTAGCTGGCTTTGCCGCAGTCTTTGGCTTCGGCTTAGTAACTGTTTTCGACTTTGTCTTTCCTGCAGTTCTTGGCTTTGGCTTTAGTTTTGCTGCAGCGACTTTAGCTTTTGGCTTAGCGGCTGCAACTTTTGTGGCAGCTTTTACTTTAGTGGTGGATATTTTAGGGTTGGCATCGGTAGCTGGTTTCTTAGCCGGAGCAGAGCGGGCAAATGGCAGCttgaatgaattttttattttgactaCCTTACAAGAGGCTGTGAGcttctttaaatgaaataataacaGCTTTCTAAAATTCagagttaatttattatgctTCTCTTCTATGAACTTTGTGATCGCGTATTGACTAGATCCAGTCCTTTCTTTCAATGTCATAATCGCATCATTTATCATCTTAAGGAAAGAAGTATAGGTATGAGTGGTATTTGCCTTCTTCGGAGTGACGACCACGATGGCTGCTTTTAGCTCTTCTACCACTTTTgcacctcttttggacctggCCTACGCCGGTGCTGGTGGCACAGGAGCACCTACTCAATGAAATATCTGAGTTTTTTTTCAAAGAGAGATATAATTTTGATGTAATTCTAATAGAGCCATAGCTGAACTTCTTATAGCTGGTTTTTCaggccagcttaaaggatggtgggattaccatctcactcAAGGCCAACAGCTACAGATCTTAAGTGTTATCCAAACCACAGTAGAAGGAACCTATATCCTAAATGAATTAGGAAATCTAATTGAGGATGATGTGTCAACtgatgtgcgtagaatacacaTAACTAAATGGAGAttttaaggctgattttatgtacatttggatgtgaattggtcccaacactcaccctatgcgtttgtttgtgtgctttaggtctaaaagaagtcaaagagtgataaagggaagaattggagcagaattggatGTCAAAGTCGCTGAAACAAGTTGAGTTTATGCATCCCTAATCTGAACATGGctgtgttggttttaacagtggccgtgttcctaacacgggccgtgtttgGTGCATtcgacatcaaagaagaagaggcgttagggagcacgaccacagagagtaacacggccaggaacaccagaccgtgttcccaacacggccatgttagCGGCGGCAtgacgaattaattaaaagaaagaaaagaggaaagaaaagagaatggggggagaacgtcccaaaccctaatttttc
The nucleotide sequence above comes from Ricinus communis isolate WT05 ecotype wild-type chromosome 6, ASM1957865v1, whole genome shotgun sequence. Encoded proteins:
- the LOC8272392 gene encoding histone H1, which produces MTLKERTGSSQYAITKFIEEKHNKLTLNFRKLLLFHLKKLTASCKVVKIKNSFKLPFARSAPAKKPATDANPKISTTKVKAATKVAAAKPKAKVAAAKLKPKPRTAGKTKSKTVTKPKPKTAAKPAKATAKGTVKSKTTKVAPIKSVKKSKSVRSPTKRKALGK